In the genome of Mercurialis annua linkage group LG8, ddMerAnnu1.2, whole genome shotgun sequence, the window GATTCAATCCTCTAGTGGATGAAGGGGAACAAAAATATCCACCCCCTCCTCCACTTGAGAATGTGAATCAACAAGGGCAACAAGAGCGACCAAGGGACGTTCGCCCTCGGGTGCAACCGCAAGTGCAAAATCAACCGAGACAAACCTTGGGCGAGTtcttcttgccggatgtggataatgccacgTTCGGATGTTTCGctatgccggttcaagcggcgaCTTTTTAGATCAAGCCTAGTACTATCCAACTCTTGGAGAACCGTTGTGCTTTTTATGGGTTGAAACATGAGGATCCAAATGCACAtatagccaagttcttggggGTTTTTAACacgttcaagcttcatgggataaccgcGGACCAAATCAAGCTCCGGATGTTCCCCTTCTCTTTGAGGGATAAAGCTAGTTTATGGCTCCAATCTTTACCCAATGAATCGATCCATACTTGGCGGGAGTTAGCTCAAGCTTTCCTTAACAAGTACTTTCCACATGTCAAGACAACAAAGCTAACCAAAGACATTCTCGAGTTTGTGCAATTCGACGGGGAGTCGCTCTATGAAGCTTGGGAGCGTTTTAAGGATTTATAAAGAAGTGTCCCCCATCATAAGCTTAACAAGGAGCATGTGATTCAAATTTTCTATGATGCAACGAATGTCACCACTAGAGCCACTattgatgcggcttcgggggggtctttgatgcaaaagacgtatGAAGAGGCTCTTGAGTTGGTAGAAAAGTTGGCCATGGTTAGTAGCACATGGGGGCCCATGGATAGAAGGGCACCGGCTAGTCAAAAGTCGGTAATGACGCTAGACCAAGTTAGAGAGATGGAGGCTATCAAGGAAAAAAATGTTTCACTCCAAGCACAAGTGGATGCCTTGAAGAAACAAGTTGCTCCAAGAAATGCTCCGGTCGCCTATGTCCAAGTAGGATGCGAGTTTTGTGGGGATTACAACCACTCGGGGGGCTAATGCCTAGTTATGGGGCAAAGTATGAGTGAGCAAGTGAACTATATCGGGGGTCAAAGGCAAGCCAATGATCCTTATTCCAACACTTATaaccccggatggaggaatcatccaaattTCGGATGGCGGAATCAATAggggcaaggcaatgctcaagggtcTAATCAAGCGGGTCCAAGCTTTCAAAGCGGGTCCAAGCTTCCAAAGCAACAATAGGCCTCCACAACAACAAGGTCACTATCAAGGAAACCCAAACCATGGGAACAATTACGGTGGTAGACCACAACATCCTCCCAGTTTCCAACAACCACGGAacacggatgagggaaatgtgcttgCCAAGGTCCTTGAGAAATTGGAAAAAATagagcaaagggagaagaaccaagcttccactattcatcatttggaaacccaaatttctcaaatggctatctcacttcaaggtagaccacaagggggattGCCCTCTACTACGGAGAACAACCCAAGGGAGCACCTAAAAGCGATAGAGCTTCGGAGTGGGCGGAACTTGGAAAAGGCCAATGGCAAGAAACATGTTGTAGAGGAGGAAGAGCCTCAAATTGTGATTGATATAGCAAGCTCAAGCCAAGAGCTACCAAAGGAGCGTGAGGAAGTGGCtatcgaggttgaagagccttatgtgaggccgccaccgccaccactgtttgtaccaccggtcccatttccaagccggttaaggaaagctcaagggaacgaaaaatttcataagtttcttgagattttcaagaagtTGCAAATTAATCttagcttggcggatgcactaCGTGAGATTCCACAGTATGCCAAGTTCTTGAAGGATATCATCACCAACAAAAGAAGTTGGGATAGTGGCGCAACGGTTCCCATTCCGGAAGTGTGTAGCTCCATTATTTTGAATGATTTGCCGGCTAAGTtgaaggacccagggagtttttctataccttgcactataggaaaTATGAGTTCTATAAATTGCCTATGTGATATTGGTGCTAGCATTAATCTTATGCCTTTAACTCTTTTCAGGACACTTTGTGGAGACCAAACCGTGAAAagcacctcgatggtactccaacTAGCGGATCATTCGTTGAAAAGGCCGTTTGGGATTGTTGAGGATGTGCTTGTCAAGGTAGATAAACTCATCTTTCCGGTTGATTTTGTTATCTTGGACTATGCGGTTGATAAGGAGTGCCCAATGATCTTGGGGCGACCTTTCATGAACACCGGAAGGGCTTTAATTGATGTGCATGGTGGGAAATTGACCTTGCAGATTGATGAAGAAACGGTTGTGTTTGATATGAAGAAGGGTAACGAGGGGTAccatcgaggaggaggattgcATGAGGATTTATGTGATTGATGAGATTGTGGAAGAGCAACTCCGGGAAAATGTGTAATTTTTGAACGAAGCAAAGAGGGTAGAAATTTGTCCTCAACAAATCTCTCAAGTTTCGTTTCATTCCGGGGTTGCGGATGATGAATACACCGAAGAGGATGAACCTAAGCCGGAAAATTTGAACAAGAGcaatggtgtgactccaccatcttccGAGTTACCGCCAATTGTTGAGATGAAGCCTCTTCCGTCTCATCTCCGGTATACCTTTGTTGGAGAGAATGAGACCTTGCCGATAATTATCTCGAACAAGCTTTCCAAGGATCAAGAGAGGAGGGTTGTGCAAGTAGTGAAATAGCATGTGTTAGCCATGgggtggcaaatctccgacatcTGAGGCATAAGTCCTCAAGTGGTGATGCACAAGATCCACCTTGAGGATGAAGCCAAGAAGTGTACTCAAAGGAAAAGGAGATTGAACCCTAACATGAAGGAGGTTGTGCACAAGGAAATAGTGAAGCTTCTAGACGCCGGGATTATTTATCCGATTTCCGATAGTGGTTGGGTTAGTCCGGTTCAATGCGTACCTAAGAAGGGAGGAATGATGGTAGTAGAGAACGAGAAAGGGGAACAAATCTCCACAAAAACGGTTACCGGGTGGAGAGTTTGTATCGACTATTGAAGGTTGAACGCGGAGACTAGAAAGGACCACTACCCGCTACCATTCATTGATCAAATACTTGAAAGGGTGGCAGGTCACAAGTACTATTGCTTTCTCGACGGATACTCCGGCTACAACCAAATTTTGATCTttccggatgaccaagagaagACAACGTTCACTTGCCCCTACGGTACGTTTACGTATAGACGGATGCCATTTGGATTGTGCAATGCCCCCGCAACCTTTCAACGTTGcatgacctcaatcttcaatGATATGGTGGAGGACATAATGGAGGTATTTATGGATGATTTCTCCGTTTTTGGTGATTCATTTGATGGTTGCTTGGCTAATCTTAAGCGAGTGTTGGCACGATGTGAGGAGACCAACTTGGTGCTTAATTGGGAGAAATGCCATTTTATGGTAGAAGAGGGTATTGTGCTTGGTCATAGGATCTCGGAAGCGGGTATCGAGGTTGATAGAGCAAAGACAGAGGTTATTGAGAAGCTAGTTGCTCCGGTCACGGTTAAAGGGGTCCGGGCATTCTTAGGCCACACGGGTTTTTATCGATGGTTCATTAAGGATTTTTCATCTATTGCAAGGCCCCTCACAAGTTTGTTAGTGAAAGATGCTCCTTTTGATTTTACCAAGGAGTTTCATGAAGCCTTTGAGAAATTGAAAGAGGCTCTTGTGACCGCGCCTATTATTTCATCTCCGTATTGGAGTTTACCCTTTGAGCTTATGTGTGACGCAAGCGACCAAGCTTTGGGATGCGTATTGGGTCAAAGGAAGGATAAGAAGGTGCATGTGATATACTATGCTAGCCGGACCATGGCGGGagctcaactcaattacaccacTACCGAGAAAGAGATGTTGGCGGTAGTCTTTGCCTTGGACAAGTTCTGGCAATATTTGCTTGGATCGAAGTCCATAATCTATGCCGATCATGCCGCCTTGAGATATTTCTTCACTAAACAAGACGCAAAGCCTAGGCTTATTCGATGGATCCTCCTAATGCAAGAGTTTGATATAGAGATTCGAGACAAGAAAGGAACGGAGAATGTGGTGGCGGACCACCTATCGAGATTCGA includes:
- the LOC126661898 gene encoding uncharacterized protein LOC126661898, producing the protein MILIPTLITPDGGIIQISDGGINRGKAMLKGLIKRVQAFKAGPSFQSNNRPPQQQGHYQGNPNHGNNYGGRPQHPPSRPQGGLPSTTENNPREHLKAIELRSGRNLEKANGKKHVVEEEEPQIVIDIASSSQELPKEREEVAIEVEEPYLQINLSLADALREIPQYAKFLKDIITNKRSWDSGATVPIPEVCSSIILNDLPAKLKDPGSFSIPCTIGNMSSINCLCDIGASINLMPLTLFRTLCGDQTVKSTSMVLQLADHSLKRPFGIVEDVLVKVDKLIFPVDFVILDYAVDKECPMILGRPFMNTGRALIDVHGGKLTLQIDEETVVFDMKKGNEGYHRGGGLHEDLSKRVEICPQQISQVSFHSGVADDEYTEEDEPKPENLNKSNGVTPPSSELPPIVEMKPLPSHLRYTFVGENETLPIIISNKLSKDQERRVVQVVK